One window of the Runella slithyformis DSM 19594 genome contains the following:
- a CDS encoding OmpA family protein, whose translation MITDVFHHFSSKTICFTITVILFIEVSAFAQIRVDNPKRTTERSVEGRVNSRIDQGINKGLDKVEEGIGNIFKKKEKKKKSEEGTEEGKERENEDESSEETQSTRNNSKTNAPSAKTNAPSSKTAEPQNLKVYSKFDFVPGEKVIAFDDFSTTSLGDFPLGWNTNSSAEVVTLDDSPTKWLFMSKDGFFQPTYVKDLPENFTLEFDIYNRYVNGNILNYRFMIYDSDNPKRDLAESRISKSGVYFEWGAGTGAAGFFAYENGEETIKNEDLNIKELMWDNQPVKVRFSIWRQKTRLRIYVNQNKVVDIPQAFDPKAKYNAFKLGGKYMNFSESENKDEFMVANVRYAVGAPDTRSKLITEGKFSTTGILFDVNSDKIKPESYGVLKELGTVLKENATVKVRIIGHTDSDGEDAKNLDLSKRRAASVKNALQSEFGVEATRMETDGKGETQPVAPNTTSEGKANNRRVEFVKL comes from the coding sequence ATGATTACAGATGTATTTCACCACTTCTCGTCAAAGACCATTTGCTTCACCATCACGGTTATCCTTTTTATTGAAGTTTCCGCTTTTGCCCAAATTCGCGTTGATAACCCTAAACGTACCACCGAACGCAGCGTGGAAGGCCGCGTAAACAGCCGCATAGACCAAGGCATCAACAAAGGCTTAGATAAAGTGGAAGAGGGAATTGGTAATATTTTTAAGAAAAAAGAAAAGAAAAAGAAGTCGGAAGAGGGAACGGAAGAAGGAAAAGAGCGTGAAAATGAGGACGAGTCTTCTGAAGAAACCCAATCTACCCGCAATAACTCCAAAACGAATGCTCCAAGCGCTAAAACGAATGCTCCAAGTTCTAAAACTGCCGAGCCACAAAACCTGAAAGTATATTCCAAATTTGACTTTGTGCCGGGCGAAAAAGTGATTGCCTTCGACGACTTCTCTACTACCAGCCTTGGCGACTTTCCGCTGGGCTGGAACACCAACTCCTCGGCAGAGGTAGTTACCCTCGACGACAGCCCTACAAAGTGGCTTTTTATGAGCAAAGATGGCTTTTTCCAGCCCACTTACGTCAAAGATTTGCCCGAAAACTTCACCTTGGAGTTTGACATATACAACCGCTATGTCAACGGTAATATTTTAAATTATCGGTTTATGATATACGACAGCGATAATCCCAAGCGCGACTTGGCGGAGAGCCGTATCTCCAAAAGTGGTGTTTATTTTGAATGGGGGGCAGGCACCGGTGCAGCCGGTTTTTTTGCCTATGAAAATGGCGAAGAAACAATTAAAAATGAAGATCTGAATATCAAAGAATTGATGTGGGATAATCAACCTGTCAAGGTACGGTTTTCCATTTGGCGGCAAAAAACGCGCTTGCGCATTTACGTAAATCAGAATAAAGTAGTGGACATTCCGCAAGCCTTTGATCCCAAAGCCAAGTACAACGCTTTCAAATTGGGAGGCAAGTACATGAATTTTTCTGAGTCCGAAAATAAAGATGAGTTCATGGTTGCCAATGTGCGTTATGCCGTAGGTGCCCCCGATACCCGCAGCAAGCTCATCACCGAAGGAAAATTCAGCACTACGGGTATTTTGTTTGACGTCAATTCCGATAAAATCAAACCCGAATCGTACGGCGTTTTGAAAGAATTGGGCACGGTTCTGAAAGAAAATGCCACCGTCAAAGTGCGCATCATTGGTCATACCGACTCCGACGGAGAAGATGCCAAAAACCTTGATTTATCGAAACGCCGTGCGGCCTCGGTCAAAAATGCCCTTCAATCCGAATTTGGCGTTGAGGCCACCCGCATGGAAACCGATGGTAAAGGAGAAACCCAGCCCGTAGCCCCCAATACTACCTCCGAAGGGAAAGCCAACAACCGTCGGGTAGAATTTGTCAAGCTGTAA
- a CDS encoding histidine kinase, translated as MKKNGNHIPRMLGRFFLFVCLLMALQAKALTDTLRLSEFTEHRMLFEKALVTTTPLRDTRKVLQFPSVKQLTDWQLLSPQIGTHADRIHWLHFHIHNDTDTLHTVYVNVHFANQIVVFYVLNNGQRSTFRSGYMTPSSQWALPEDDRYIPLAIAKGATVDVLAQISNQAGILPFWTGAQSPKPSLRLQVEKEAFYLKKTLNEYRRNMSEYQYRSWIQGALALTVLFVALLYLKYRQSIYAYYWGYIFCGFLFSLLKTRAYTPLGHSLGEWPLLKIHLMELLLWWGIGAYLLFMIELLNLAKTHPLMQRWFRRLALLLAGYGFVYIVVMLLTNDGGFSQFSFWGGRFIALPIYIITLVWMSRNVQSPMVPYVIWANCMLGLFGILAWLRAGEVILKGVKLPANVDDLLTLSFAVVAEIIVLSLALAHRYRLLEKEKAESQLAYYEELQHKSFYEKRMAETEMLALRSQMNPHFLFNSLNSLEYLILSNDEHKATGYLAKFSKLLRMILNHSREESIFLEEELTALRYYLDIEATRLGERFTYSIEVGETVDTQQLIIPPLLLQPFVENAIWHGLMPSNKPTKNLQIRVRLADEHRVEFEIEDNGIGRKKSAEMRSRSSVKRKSYGMDITQQRIALFNRNYPNQLSIEILDIQRGKETGTLVRIVYNLLNDPTIDT; from the coding sequence TTGAAAAAAAACGGAAATCATATCCCACGGATGCTCGGCCGCTTCTTCCTATTCGTTTGCCTATTGATGGCGCTTCAGGCCAAAGCCCTGACCGATACGCTGCGTTTGAGCGAATTTACAGAACATCGCATGCTCTTTGAAAAAGCATTGGTTACCACTACGCCCCTTCGCGATACCCGAAAAGTTTTACAATTCCCTTCTGTGAAGCAGTTGACCGATTGGCAACTTCTAAGCCCACAAATCGGCACGCACGCCGACCGAATCCATTGGCTGCATTTTCATATTCATAACGATACGGATACCCTGCACACCGTTTACGTCAACGTGCATTTTGCCAATCAAATCGTTGTTTTTTACGTACTGAACAACGGGCAACGAAGCACTTTCAGAAGCGGATACATGACGCCTTCTTCGCAGTGGGCCCTACCGGAAGATGACCGCTATATTCCACTGGCGATTGCGAAGGGAGCCACCGTTGACGTCTTGGCACAGATTTCCAATCAGGCAGGCATTTTGCCTTTTTGGACCGGGGCTCAATCGCCAAAACCTTCTTTGCGTTTGCAGGTTGAAAAAGAAGCCTTTTATCTAAAAAAGACCCTGAATGAATACCGTAGGAATATGTCTGAATACCAGTATCGAAGCTGGATTCAGGGTGCCTTGGCACTGACGGTTCTGTTTGTAGCGTTGTTGTATCTCAAATACCGTCAGAGCATCTACGCTTATTATTGGGGGTATATTTTCTGCGGCTTTCTGTTCTCATTGCTCAAAACCAGAGCTTATACACCGCTCGGCCACAGCCTCGGCGAATGGCCTTTGCTCAAAATACATCTGATGGAACTGCTGCTTTGGTGGGGAATCGGGGCTTATTTGTTGTTTATGATTGAACTGCTCAACCTCGCCAAAACCCACCCCCTCATGCAGCGGTGGTTTCGTCGGCTGGCGCTTTTGCTGGCAGGGTACGGCTTTGTGTATATCGTAGTAATGCTGTTGACCAACGACGGCGGTTTCAGTCAGTTTTCGTTTTGGGGCGGGCGATTCATTGCCTTACCGATTTACATTATAACACTCGTTTGGATGAGTCGGAACGTCCAATCGCCGATGGTTCCGTACGTCATTTGGGCCAACTGTATGCTGGGATTGTTTGGGATATTGGCGTGGCTCAGGGCCGGAGAAGTGATTCTGAAAGGTGTCAAACTTCCCGCCAATGTGGATGATTTATTGACGCTATCGTTTGCGGTGGTAGCCGAAATCATCGTGCTTTCGTTGGCGCTGGCGCACCGGTACCGGTTATTGGAAAAAGAAAAAGCTGAGAGTCAACTGGCGTATTATGAAGAACTTCAGCACAAGTCATTTTACGAAAAGCGCATGGCCGAAACCGAAATGCTGGCGTTACGCAGCCAAATGAATCCGCATTTTTTGTTCAACAGCCTCAATTCGCTGGAATATTTGATCCTATCTAACGACGAGCACAAAGCGACCGGTTATCTGGCCAAATTTTCAAAACTCCTGCGGATGATTCTCAACCACTCGCGCGAAGAGTCCATTTTTTTGGAAGAAGAACTGACCGCGCTGCGGTATTATCTTGATATTGAAGCCACGCGCCTGGGCGAAAGATTTACGTATTCCATCGAAGTAGGCGAAACCGTAGATACCCAACAGCTCATCATTCCGCCGTTGCTGCTACAGCCGTTTGTCGAGAACGCCATTTGGCACGGTCTGATGCCTTCCAATAAACCCACTAAAAATTTACAAATACGCGTTCGGCTGGCTGATGAGCATCGGGTTGAGTTTGAGATTGAAGACAACGGGATTGGCAGAAAAAAATCGGCGGAGATGCGGAGCCGTTCGTCAGTAAAACGAAAATCATACGGAATGGACATTACGCAGCAGCGCATTGCGCTTTTTAATCGAAATTACCCTAACCAACTTTCCATCGAAATCCTTGATATACAGCGCGGGAAAGAGACCGGAACGTTGGTCAGGATTGTATATAATCTACTGAATGACCCCACTATTGACACCTAA
- a CDS encoding LytR/AlgR family response regulator transcription factor — MIRAILIDDEKPATEVLEMKLKRLNMGVQILAKFNQPEAAVEFMRVTSFDILFLDIEMPRLNGFDLLQQFDEFHFDVIFTTAYDQYALRAFRVSALNYLLKPIEESELKDTLVSWQQKKIKQLQLPQIQTLHEHLSPKTPPQRMALPTNEGHEIIEIRQIIRCMADTSYTHFHLTDGRKLVICRTLKEIEQSLEPNGFVRVHHSHLINPHFLRKIVKQEGGYLLMSDGAQVPVTKQKRDWLVEQFNVPGRS, encoded by the coding sequence ATGATACGTGCGATATTAATTGACGACGAAAAACCCGCCACGGAAGTGCTGGAAATGAAGCTCAAACGCCTCAACATGGGCGTACAGATTTTGGCCAAGTTCAACCAACCGGAAGCGGCAGTGGAATTTATGCGCGTTACGTCGTTTGATATTTTGTTTTTGGATATTGAAATGCCGCGCCTCAATGGGTTCGATTTGCTGCAACAATTTGACGAATTTCACTTTGACGTTATTTTCACCACGGCATACGACCAATACGCCCTGCGGGCTTTTCGGGTGAGTGCGTTGAATTATCTGCTCAAACCCATCGAAGAAAGTGAGTTGAAAGATACACTTGTGAGTTGGCAGCAAAAGAAAATAAAGCAGTTACAACTTCCTCAAATACAGACCTTACACGAACATTTATCCCCAAAAACACCGCCGCAGCGCATGGCGCTTCCAACCAACGAAGGGCACGAAATCATCGAAATACGTCAGATCATCCGCTGCATGGCCGACACAAGTTACACGCATTTTCATTTGACCGACGGTCGCAAACTCGTTATCTGTCGTACGCTCAAAGAAATAGAGCAGTCATTGGAGCCCAACGGGTTTGTGCGGGTGCATCATTCGCACCTCATCAATCCGCATTTTTTACGAAAAATTGTGAAACAGGAAGGCGGCTATCTGTTGATGTCTGACGGGGCGCAGGTACCCGTTACGAAGCAAAAGCGCGATTGGCTCGTGGAACAGTTTAATGTACCGGGAAGAAGCTGA